ATAATAAAAAAGGAGTTGCAGGCAGTAAAAAAGTGGTAAAAGAACTTTATATAGAGGCAGATGAAGATCATATTTCGTTACAAAACGGAGAAGGGAAGATAGCGAAGCTTGCGTACATAAATGAGGGATATAAAGAAGAGAAAGGGATTGTCAAAAGAAAGGAATTAAAAGGGGTGCATTATTTTAGCAGTATTAAAGAGAGACCAGAAGATTTTTGGTCAAAAGTAAGTGAATATATAGAGGAGCACTATGAAACGGAGAAGATAGAGAAGATATATTTGTTAGGGGATGGAGCGGCATGGATAAAGGAAGGGCTTGAATGGATAGTGGGTGCAGAATTTGTATTAGACAGGTTTCATCTAATGAGAGAGGTAATCAAAATAAGCGGTGGAGATAAGAATATTTTTGCTGGGATAGTAGAAGCATTGAGGGATAAGGATAGAGAGAAGTTTGAGGGATTGGTAGCTAAAGCGATGGAAAAGGCTGGAGAGGACAAAAGAGCGTTGAAGAGGATAAATGAAAGTAGGAGATATATAGCCAATCATTGGGATAATATAGTATTAGAGTTAGATAATAGGATTATAAAAGGATGTAGTGCAGAAGGGCATGTAAGCCACGTATTAGCAGATAGGATGAGTTCAAGACCAAGAGGATGGAGCGAACAAGGAGCAGAAGTGATGGTAAAGTTATTGAGCTTGAAGTATAATGGTGTAAACTTGAAAGAAGCATATTTAAAAGAGATTTGTGGCAAGGAAGAGAAAGAAGAAAAAATATTGAAAGAAATTGTGAGAAAAAATGTTAAGAAGATAAGGAAACAGATTGAGGAGACGAGGAATAATGTGCCAATTTTAGCAAGAGGAAAAGTTGATTTGACGTTTAGAGTACTGAAAGGCCTAAGTACTGGAGATTTCTTAAATGCAGTCGTATTTTAATAAAAAATTTCCCTACAAACTCTTGACACTATCCAGTGCAATAAATCAATTGACAAAACTCAAATAAAAGTTTATAATACAACCGTTATGATACGAGGTGACTGTAAAGATGAGATTAGATGTATCAAAATTAAAAACAAATGGTGACTCTGAAGAGTTTGAATTTTGTGAATCTTGGGAAAAGCTCGAATTTAGAGGTGATATTTTATTTTTTGTTGAACCTGTATATTTTTATGGAGTAGCTACAAAGAAGGGAAATTTAATTGAGGTCAGTGGCAATGTCAAAACAAAACTGAAAACTATATGTTACAGATGTACAGATGATGCTTATGTTGAAGTTGACGTTCCTTTTTATGAAGAGTACTCCAATAGAGAAGATACTACAGATGATGAAGTAATTAGGTTTGAAGACGATGTCATTGAATTTGATGATAACATAGTTGCAACAATTGTTCTGTATCTGCCGATGAAGTACCTGTGCAGAGAAGACTGCAAGGGGCTTTGTCCTGTGTGTGGGACAAACCTAAATGTGAGCTCATGTTCATGTGAAAAAGATGATATTGACCCAAGACTGAGCATTTTAAAAACCCTTATCAATCAATTGGACACAGATGAGAAAAAGGAGGTGTGAAAGGAAATGGCACAACCAAAAAGAAGATGGTCAAAACAAAGAACACATAAACATAGAGCAAATTGGAAATTGGAAATTCCAAATCTTACAGAGTGTCCACAGTGTCATGAGATGAAACTTCCTCACAGGGTATGTCCAAATTGTGGGTATTACAGAAATAGAAAAGTTGTAAACCAAGACTAACAAAATAGCCCTGATTTATTTTCAGGGCTATTTTACTTTGAGTACATAAAAGGTATTTCAATTGTAATAAAAAAGTGATAAATTAATAGAAAAGGGTGATAAAAACTGGTCAAACGAAAAATAAGAAAGGTTATAGGAATCAGGCGAAAATTAGTTGAACCAATGAGAAAGTTATATCTTGATATATTGGTATACAGAAACCTAAAAAAACTTCTTTCAACCTTTGAGTTTCAAACCATCTTCATTTACATGAGCCTTCCATATGAAGTTGATACCAAAAGAATTATGGAATATCTTATCAAAAAAAATAAAAAGGTGTATGTACCCAAAGTTGTAAATAGTGCAGAAATGGTGGCGTGTGAGTATAAAGAAGAGAATAAACTTCACAGAAATAAGCTTGGTATCTTAGAGCCGTCAAGCACACAGCAGATACCTCCATCACAAATAGATGTCTGTATTGTACCAATTGTTGCGTTTGACAAGGATTTAAACAGGGTGGGGTTTGGCAAGGGTTACTACGATAGGTTTTTGAAAAAGGCAGCTCAACATTGTGTAAAAGTTGGGGTTGCTTACCATTTTCAAAAGGTAAAAAGAATCAAAGCAGAGGAGCATGACGTGAAGCTTGATGTAATTGTGACTGACAGGCTTGTCTTGTTGCAAAAAAATGCATATAGGGGAGAATATGATGAGAAGGATACTACTTAAAAATGCAAAAGAGGGTATGGTGCTTGCACGGGACATATACAGTGAGGATGGAAAGGTTTTGATTGCAAGTGGTCAGAAACTTACAAATAGTGTTATAAAAAGGTTAAAAGAATTTGGAGTTTATGACATTTACATTGTAGATGACAATACCGAGATTTACATAGAGGATGTTATAACCAAAGAGATAAAAGAAGAAGCATTTCAGATTGTAAATGATGTTTTTTCATCAAAATATATAAATACTCAAGAAATTACTCCGGAAATTAAGGAGCTTGTTAGCAAAATAATTTCTTCTCTCTTAAACCAAAAAGAGATTATTTTAAACCTATGTGATATACGTACAGTTGGGAACTATACACTTTTTCATTCACTCAACACAACCGTGCTCTCAATTCTGATTGGGATAAAACTGGGATATGATTTTGATAAACTCATGGTACTTGGTATGGGCACTTTACTTCATGATGTTGGTAAGATAAAAATTCCCAAAAATATTTTGAGCAAGAGAGGACCTCTTCAGGAAAAGGAATATGAGATGATAAAGATGCACACAATTGTTGGATATGATATCTTGAGCTCTGAGTACAAATTTGAACAGAATGTTGCAGAGATTGCACTTTTCCATCACGAAAGATTAGATGGCAGTGGTTATCCGTTTGGCAAAACCAGAGATGAAATTCCGCAAATGTCTAAAATTGTGGCTGTGGCAGATGTGTTTGACGCTTTGGTTAGTGACAGAGAATTTAGAAAGCGATTAAAACCTCACATGGCAATAGAATATCTGCTAAATTCATGTTCAACACACTTTGATAGTTATATTGTTTCCAAATTTGTAACATTTATTTCTCTTTTTCAGGTAGGAACACCTGTTGTGCTCAACTCTCGAGAAAAAGGAATAGTTGTGCACAACAATCCCAAGTTTCCATCCAGACCAATTGTTAGAATTTTTTATGATAGTGAAGGTAAAAGGCTTGCATTTCGCAAGGATATAGATTTAGCTTTAAATTTCCACTATTATATTGTTGATGTATTAGATGATTTAGAGATATAAAACCATGGAAAGAAGAAAGGTGTAAAAGAGAAATGAGTTTTGTTCATCTTCACCTTCATACCGAGTATAGTTTATTGGACGGGGCTTGTAGGATTGATAGGCTTTTTGAAAGAGTAAAAGAGCTAAATATGAATGCTGTGGCAATAACTGACCATGGAGCAATGTATGGTGTTATAGATTTTTATAAAGCTGCCAAGGAAAATGGTATCAAACCTATCATTGGATGTGAGGTATATTTAGCTCCACGGACTCGCTTTGATAAAGAAGCAAATATCGATAGTGATATCCACCATCTTGTCCTTCTTGCTATGGATAATGATGGCTATAGAAATCTTTCCAGGATAGTTTCAATTGGATTTGTTGAAGGATTTTACTATAAACCGAGGGTTGACAGAGAAGTTTTGAGTAAGTATTCAAAAGGGCTTGTGGCACTTACAAGTTGTCTTGCGGGGGAGATTCCCAAGTTTATTTTGAGAGAGCAAAAGGAAAAATTGTATGATGCAATTAGTTTTTATAAAGAGGTGTTTGGAGAGAACTTTTACTTTGAACTTCAAAATCATTACATTGATGAGCAAAGGTTTGTAAATAATGAACTTATAAGGTTGTCCAAAAAGTATCAAGTTCCGCTTGTTGCAACAAATGATGTTCACTATTTGAAAAGAGAAGATAGAAACCTTCATGACATATTGCTTTGTATTCAAACAGGAAAGACTATAAGCGATTCTAACAGAATGGAATTTCCAACCGATGAATTCTACCTCAAATCGCCTGAAGAGATGCACCAACTTTTTGGTTACATTCCAGAAGCACTGAAAAATACATTAGAAATTGCTGAAAAATGCAACGTTGAGTTTGAGTTTGGTAAGATTAACCTTCCGAAATTTCAACTGCCAGAAGGTAAAAACGATCCTTTTGAATACCTTAAAGAGTTGGCTTTTGAAGGATTTAAGAAAAGATATTCAAAAGATGACAAAGCTGCATATGACAGGCTTATGATGGAGCTTCAAGTGATAAAGGATATGGGATTTGTTGAATATTTTTTGATAGTTCAGGACTTTATAAACTATGCTAAACAAAACAACATAATGGTAGGTCCTGGAAGAGGTTCTGCAGCTGGGAGTATTGTTGCATACTGTCTGGGTATTACAAATGTTGACCCAATAAAGTATGACCTTCTTTTTGAAAGATTTTTAAATCCAGAAAGAGTCTCCATGCCTGACATAGATATTGACTTTTGTTATCAAAGAAGACAAGAAGTGATTGACTATGTCACTCGCAAATATGGAGAGGATAGAGTAAGTCAGATAATAACCTTTGGGACAATGGCTGCAAGAGCTTCAATCAGAGATGTTGGAAGGGTTCTGGGAATTCCATATTCTCAGGTGGACGAAATTGCGAAGATGATTCCGTTTTCTCCTGGGATGACCATTGACAAGGCACTTGAGATAAACCATGAACTTAAAAAGATTTACGAACAAAATGATACGGTAAGAAAAATAATTGATACGGCAAGGAATCTTGAAGGTATGCCAAGACATGCATCTGTTCATGCTGCCGGTGTTGTAATTTCAAACTGTCCAATTACAGATTTGGTGCCGTTGGCAAGGACTGATGATGCTATTGTCACTCAATTTCCAATGACAACTTTAGAAGAACTTGGGCTTTTGAAAATGGATTTTCTTGGTTTGAGAACACTCACTGTCATTCAAAATACGTTGGAGCTTGTGAAAAAAAATAGAGGTATTGAGATTGATTTAGACAGGATAGACTATAATGACAAAAATGTTTATGAATTTATATCAGAAGGAAACACGAATGGTGTGTTCCAGCTTGAAAGCAGTGGCATGAAACAGTTTATGAAAGAACTCAAGCCTGAAAACTTGGAGGATATTATTGCAGGAATATCCCTATTCAGACCTGGACCAATGGACCAGATTCCAGTTTATATCCAGAACAAAAATAACAGAGAAAAAATTGAATACCTTCATCCCAGCCTGGAACCAATTCTAAATGTTACCTATGGATGTATTGTGTATCAAGAACAAGTTATGCAAATTTTCAGAACACTTGCCGGATATTCACTTGGAAGAGCTGACCTTGTTAGAAGAGCGATGGCTAAGAAAAAAGCTGACATTTTGATGGAAGAAAGAGATAGGTTTATTGAGGGAGCAGTTGCAAATGGGGTGAATAGAGAAACAGCAGAAAAGATTTTTGCTATAATAGAAGATTTTGCAAGTTATGCATTTAACAAGTCACATGCTGCGGCATATGCTATATTAGCATATCAAACTGCGTATTTAAAAAAATATTATACCATAGAGTTTATGACAAGTTTAATTACAAGTGTTATGAATTCGAATGAGAAGGTTGGGATGTATATTGAAGAGTGCAGGAGGTTTGGAATATCTATTTTGCCGCCTGATATAAACAAAAGTAGTTATGACTTTACAATTGAAGGAAATAGCATAAGATTTGGACTAAGAGCTATAAAAAGTTTGGGTGAGAATGTCATTGCTCACATCTTAAGCGAAAGAGAGGAAAAAGGTACCTTTAAGGATTTGTATGATTTTATAATGAGAGTTGACACCAATACTGTGAACAAAAGAATTATTGAAAATTTGATACGCTCGGGTGCATTTGACTTTACAGGGATTAACAGAAATTCGCTTTTAGCTTCAGTAGAAGACATTCTTGTATTAAAACAAGCTAAAAAGAAGAATGCAAATCAGTTTAGTTTTTTTGAAATATCCGGCAACGAAAATGAAAGTTTTGAGTACAAAAGCTTACCACAACCAACTGCTCAAGAACTCATGAAAATGGAAAAGGATAGTATTGGAATATATATAAGCAGTCATCCACTTGAAAGGTACACAGAGGAAATTTCAAGATACAATGTAACTCCTCTTTCTGAGATATCTACTATGTCCGAAGAAGATGAATATAAATTTGAACAGATACTTGTGTGCGGGATATTAAAAGAAGTAAAAGTAAAGCTTACAAAGAATAATCAAACAATGGCATTTGGGAAGTTAGAAGATTTAACAGATTCGGTTGAGGTATTGTTTTTTCCAAGCGTTTATGAAAAGTATTCTCATTTGATAAGAGAAGATATAATTGTATTAATTGAGGCAAAGGCAACTTTTAGAGAGGATGAAGGGGTAAAAGTTATTGCTCAAAAAGTAGATAGACTTGGCAGTAATATTTCTGGAGAGACTCAAACCAATAAAGAAAAGGCTATAGCTATAAGGGTGAGTGACGATAAAATATTAAAGTCAAAGAAATTTTTAGCATTTGTAAAGTTCTTTGCAGGGAAGTCTAAAATAATTCTTTATTACAACCAAAAAAGGCTGATTTCCAAGTCAAATTTGTGTATAGAAATAAATCCTACAGTGATTGAACAGCTCAAAGAGTGGTTTGGCGAGGAAAATGTTTGGATAGAAGATATAGATTCTTGATTTTTAGACCGTTTTGTTATAATATTTGAAAAGAGGTGAGATGAAATATGGAAAATGAAAATGTATACGAATACAAAAATGGTGACTATATAGTAGTCAAGGCACTTGAAAATGGAGTAAATGTCATAGGGCTTACAAGAGGAAAGGACACAAAACTTCATCACACAGAAAAACTTGACAGTGGTGAAGTTTTACTTGCTCAATTTACTGAAGTTACGTCGGCAATTAAGGTAAGAGGTAGAGCAGAGATCTATACAAAGTTTGGACTTATTGTTTCAGAGTCCCAGAATAAATGATAGTGTAGAAGGTGTTTTTATGTGGGAAGTTGTTTATATAACCTCCAATAGTGAGATTGCCAACAGAATCAAAGAAGAACTTGAGAAGGTAGGGATACTTGCAAAGATCAAATCTATTTCTCAGGAAGGTAAAGAAGGTTATTTTGAAATAATAGTGCCAGAAACAGACGTCAATGAAGCACACAACATAATAATCGAGAAAGGATTTTAAACTCAAAAGAAAGGGGTACAAACTATGCCAGAAGTGAGAACTATTGGTGTTTTGACAAGTGGTGGAGACGCACCAGGAATGAACGCTGCTATACGTGCTGTTGTGAGAACTGGTATATACTATGGGTTTAGAGTGATGGGTATAAGACGCGGGTATAACGGTCTTATTGAAGGTGACATTTTTGAGATGAACCTGAGGTCTGTTTCAGATATAATCCAACGTGGTGGAACAATACTTTTGACTGCAAGGTCTCCTGAGTTTATGACAGAAAATGGGCTTAAAAAAGCTGCTTCAATGTGCAAGATATTCAAGATTGATGCTCTTGTCGTAATTGGTGGAGACGGGTCTTTCAGAGGAGCAAGAGATTTGAGTAAATATGGTATTAATGTTGTTGGGATTCCTGGAACCATTGATAATGATATTGCATGTACAGATTACACAATAGGTTTTGATACAGCATTGAATACTGTACAGGATGCAATTAACAAGATAAGGGACACAGCAACTTCCCATGAAAGGGTTAGTATTCTTGAAGTAATGGGGCGTCATGCTGGATATATAGCTCTTTACAGTGGTATTGCAGGAGGAGCAGAGTCAATAGTAATTCCTGAAAAAGGTCTTGATAAGGAGGAGATAATCAGAAGAATAATTGATGGCAAAAACAAAGGAAAGTTACACAACTTGATTATATTAGCTGAGGGAATTGGTGGAGCAACAGAGCTTGCAAAGGAGATTGAAGAAGCAACGGGAATAGAGACAAGAGCGACCATCCTTGGGTATATCCAGAGAGGTGGTTCACCAACTGCGTATGACAGAGTTGTTGCAAGTTTGATGGGAGCAAAAGCTGTTGAGGTTATCAAAGAAGGGAAGCAGAACAGGATAATTGCAATGAAGGATGGTAAGATTGTTGATTATGATATTGACGAAGCACTTTCTATGCAAAAGTCAATTGATGAGTACATGTACAACTTAGCTACTATTCTTTCTTTATAAATTTTTTTGGAGGGTTTCAGTTTGAGAAAAACAAAAATAATTTGTACATTGGGTCCAGCGAGCGACTCAGAGGAGATAATAAGAAAACTTGTTGAAAATGGAATGGACGTTGTGAGATTAAATTTTTCTCATGGTACTCATGAAGAACATAAGAAAAAGATTGACATGGTAAAAAAAATAAGAGAAGAACTTGACAAGCCTATTCCCATTTTGCTTGACACCAAGGGTCCAGAGATAAGAATAGGCTTTTTTAAGGATGGCAAAGTAGAACTAAAAGAGGGCCAGAAATTTGCGCTGACTACGGAAGAAATCTTGGGAAATGAAGAAATTGTGAGTATAACTTATAAAGAACTTGTTGAGGATGTGAAACCAGGTGATAAAATCCTGATAGATGATGGACTTATTGAGCTTATTGT
The DNA window shown above is from Caldicellulosiruptor owensensis OL and carries:
- a CDS encoding DNA polymerase III subunit alpha produces the protein MSFVHLHLHTEYSLLDGACRIDRLFERVKELNMNAVAITDHGAMYGVIDFYKAAKENGIKPIIGCEVYLAPRTRFDKEANIDSDIHHLVLLAMDNDGYRNLSRIVSIGFVEGFYYKPRVDREVLSKYSKGLVALTSCLAGEIPKFILREQKEKLYDAISFYKEVFGENFYFELQNHYIDEQRFVNNELIRLSKKYQVPLVATNDVHYLKREDRNLHDILLCIQTGKTISDSNRMEFPTDEFYLKSPEEMHQLFGYIPEALKNTLEIAEKCNVEFEFGKINLPKFQLPEGKNDPFEYLKELAFEGFKKRYSKDDKAAYDRLMMELQVIKDMGFVEYFLIVQDFINYAKQNNIMVGPGRGSAAGSIVAYCLGITNVDPIKYDLLFERFLNPERVSMPDIDIDFCYQRRQEVIDYVTRKYGEDRVSQIITFGTMAARASIRDVGRVLGIPYSQVDEIAKMIPFSPGMTIDKALEINHELKKIYEQNDTVRKIIDTARNLEGMPRHASVHAAGVVISNCPITDLVPLARTDDAIVTQFPMTTLEELGLLKMDFLGLRTLTVIQNTLELVKKNRGIEIDLDRIDYNDKNVYEFISEGNTNGVFQLESSGMKQFMKELKPENLEDIIAGISLFRPGPMDQIPVYIQNKNNREKIEYLHPSLEPILNVTYGCIVYQEQVMQIFRTLAGYSLGRADLVRRAMAKKKADILMEERDRFIEGAVANGVNRETAEKIFAIIEDFASYAFNKSHAAAYAILAYQTAYLKKYYTIEFMTSLITSVMNSNEKVGMYIEECRRFGISILPPDINKSSYDFTIEGNSIRFGLRAIKSLGENVIAHILSEREEKGTFKDLYDFIMRVDTNTVNKRIIENLIRSGAFDFTGINRNSLLASVEDILVLKQAKKKNANQFSFFEISGNENESFEYKSLPQPTAQELMKMEKDSIGIYISSHPLERYTEEISRYNVTPLSEISTMSEEDEYKFEQILVCGILKEVKVKLTKNNQTMAFGKLEDLTDSVEVLFFPSVYEKYSHLIREDIIVLIEAKATFREDEGVKVIAQKVDRLGSNISGETQTNKEKAIAIRVSDDKILKSKKFLAFVKFFAGKSKIILYYNQKRLISKSNLCIEINPTVIEQLKEWFGEENVWIEDIDS
- the pfkA gene encoding 6-phosphofructokinase, coding for MPEVRTIGVLTSGGDAPGMNAAIRAVVRTGIYYGFRVMGIRRGYNGLIEGDIFEMNLRSVSDIIQRGGTILLTARSPEFMTENGLKKAASMCKIFKIDALVVIGGDGSFRGARDLSKYGINVVGIPGTIDNDIACTDYTIGFDTALNTVQDAINKIRDTATSHERVSILEVMGRHAGYIALYSGIAGGAESIVIPEKGLDKEEIIRRIIDGKNKGKLHNLIILAEGIGGATELAKEIEEATGIETRATILGYIQRGGSPTAYDRVVASLMGAKAVEVIKEGKQNRIIAMKDGKIVDYDIDEALSMQKSIDEYMYNLATILSL
- the mtrB gene encoding trp RNA-binding attenuation protein MtrB, which codes for MENENVYEYKNGDYIVVKALENGVNVIGLTRGKDTKLHHTEKLDSGEVLLAQFTEVTSAIKVRGRAEIYTKFGLIVSESQNK
- a CDS encoding HD-GYP domain-containing protein yields the protein MRRILLKNAKEGMVLARDIYSEDGKVLIASGQKLTNSVIKRLKEFGVYDIYIVDDNTEIYIEDVITKEIKEEAFQIVNDVFSSKYINTQEITPEIKELVSKIISSLLNQKEIILNLCDIRTVGNYTLFHSLNTTVLSILIGIKLGYDFDKLMVLGMGTLLHDVGKIKIPKNILSKRGPLQEKEYEMIKMHTIVGYDILSSEYKFEQNVAEIALFHHERLDGSGYPFGKTRDEIPQMSKIVAVADVFDALVSDREFRKRLKPHMAIEYLLNSCSTHFDSYIVSKFVTFISLFQVGTPVVLNSREKGIVVHNNPKFPSRPIVRIFYDSEGKRLAFRKDIDLALNFHYYIVDVLDDLEI
- the rpmF gene encoding 50S ribosomal protein L32, with protein sequence MAQPKRRWSKQRTHKHRANWKLEIPNLTECPQCHEMKLPHRVCPNCGYYRNRKVVNQD
- a CDS encoding 5-formyltetrahydrofolate cyclo-ligase — its product is MRKVIGIRRKLVEPMRKLYLDILVYRNLKKLLSTFEFQTIFIYMSLPYEVDTKRIMEYLIKKNKKVYVPKVVNSAEMVACEYKEENKLHRNKLGILEPSSTQQIPPSQIDVCIVPIVAFDKDLNRVGFGKGYYDRFLKKAAQHCVKVGVAYHFQKVKRIKAEEHDVKLDVIVTDRLVLLQKNAYRGEYDEKDTT
- a CDS encoding YceD family protein; protein product: MRLDVSKLKTNGDSEEFEFCESWEKLEFRGDILFFVEPVYFYGVATKKGNLIEVSGNVKTKLKTICYRCTDDAYVEVDVPFYEEYSNREDTTDDEVIRFEDDVIEFDDNIVATIVLYLPMKYLCREDCKGLCPVCGTNLNVSSCSCEKDDIDPRLSILKTLINQLDTDEKKEV
- a CDS encoding ISLre2-like element ISCow1 family transposase yields the protein MFDNIITKIEELLNRFGEGIVEILRGEKDIAMYSMELKEKMDEIGKEMIKEACGLVDEIVRNEKKRKARYEVVRKDKRSIKTIFGDVEYIRTYYKNKEEGGYVYLADEILGIEKYQRIDKAVKAAIVEKVVEISYEKAAKEVLGEEKMTRQSVMNILRRIEAAQLDRIEHNKKGVAGSKKVVKELYIEADEDHISLQNGEGKIAKLAYINEGYKEEKGIVKRKELKGVHYFSSIKERPEDFWSKVSEYIEEHYETEKIEKIYLLGDGAAWIKEGLEWIVGAEFVLDRFHLMREVIKISGGDKNIFAGIVEALRDKDREKFEGLVAKAMEKAGEDKRALKRINESRRYIANHWDNIVLELDNRIIKGCSAEGHVSHVLADRMSSRPRGWSEQGAEVMVKLLSLKYNGVNLKEAYLKEICGKEEKEEKILKEIVRKNVKKIRKQIEETRNNVPILARGKVDLTFRVLKGLSTGDFLNAVVF